The Chitinophagales bacterium genome has a window encoding:
- a CDS encoding metallophosphoesterase, producing the protein MRTRFLIFLTVVGLAEIYSFIAVRSALKPMPGVWRTILMGLYLFATTATWASFILFRQLNWAAMPHLIRNIFVAFTIGFWVGKILVGAVMIVDDLRRLFMWVISSFLSPTVKEMKTDLGFGTGITRSVFLKRVALILGGTVLGGFLYGITNRYNYKVRRISLKFDNLPAAFKGLKIVQISDIHSGSFDDHHAVERGAQTVMAENPDIIFFTGDLVNNKADEIQPYTDIFSKLSAPLGVYSTLGNHDYGDYVQWPSDEAKKENLEWLKKTHSDMGWKLMMNEHVVLERGEDKIAIVGIENWGAKAGFPKYGDMKKAYAGLPEKQVPFKILLSHDPSHWDNQVQQEYPDIDLTLSGHTHGMQFGIEIPGFKWSPVKYVYKNWAGLYQKGSQYLYVNRGFGFLGYPGRLGILPEITVIELA; encoded by the coding sequence ATGAGAACACGTTTCCTGATCTTTCTTACCGTTGTAGGCCTGGCCGAAATATATAGTTTCATTGCGGTACGCTCTGCCCTGAAGCCTATGCCGGGTGTCTGGCGGACGATCCTAATGGGGTTGTACCTGTTTGCTACTACTGCTACCTGGGCCAGCTTTATCCTTTTCAGGCAGTTGAACTGGGCAGCAATGCCCCATCTAATCAGGAATATTTTTGTGGCTTTCACTATCGGTTTCTGGGTAGGTAAAATATTGGTAGGCGCAGTGATGATAGTTGATGACTTGCGCAGATTGTTCATGTGGGTGATCAGCAGCTTTCTCAGCCCGACGGTAAAAGAAATGAAGACAGACCTTGGCTTCGGTACAGGCATTACCCGTTCCGTTTTCCTGAAAAGAGTGGCATTGATATTGGGTGGCACAGTGTTGGGTGGTTTTCTGTATGGTATCACCAACCGGTATAATTATAAGGTAAGACGTATCAGCCTGAAGTTTGACAATTTGCCTGCTGCTTTCAAAGGGTTGAAAATTGTTCAGATATCAGATATCCATTCGGGAAGTTTTGACGATCATCATGCTGTGGAACGGGGTGCACAAACAGTTATGGCCGAAAACCCGGACATCATCTTTTTTACAGGCGACCTGGTGAACAATAAGGCAGATGAGATACAACCATATACCGATATTTTCTCCAAACTGAGTGCGCCACTGGGCGTTTACTCAACTCTTGGTAATCATGACTATGGCGACTATGTGCAATGGCCAAGTGATGAGGCTAAAAAGGAAAACCTGGAGTGGCTGAAAAAGACCCACAGTGATATGGGTTGGAAGCTGATGATGAACGAACATGTGGTGCTGGAAAGGGGAGAGGATAAGATAGCAATAGTAGGTATTGAGAACTGGGGGGCGAAAGCGGGTTTCCCTAAATATGGGGATATGAAAAAGGCCTATGCAGGATTACCTGAAAAACAAGTGCCTTTCAAAATATTGCTCTCGCACGATCCATCGCATTGGGACAACCAGGTGCAGCAGGAGTATCCTGATATTGACCTGACACTGAGTGGCCATACACACGGCATGCAATTTGGCATAGAAATACCCGGATTTAAGTGGAGTCCGGTAAAATATGTGTACAAGAACTGGGCTGGTTTGTACCAGAAAGGCAGTCAATACCTTTATGTAAACCGCGGTTTTGGATTCCTTGGCTATCCGGGCAGGTTGGGTATACTGCCTGAAATAACAGTTATAGAACTAGCCTAA
- a CDS encoding NAD(P)H-dependent oxidoreductase, which yields MITVISGTDRKDSMTLRVAALYTKLLRDKTEESVHLLSLEGLNVWDKQGKLKEAEQRLLIPSEKFVFIMPEYNGSFPGILKTMIDNSDIRRCWWNKKAMLTGVADGRAGNLRGMDHMTGVLNYLKVNVLHNKIPLSRINEEIDKDGNLLKEETVKVINNQVDEFLKF from the coding sequence ATGATAACGGTAATATCAGGAACAGACAGGAAAGACAGTATGACACTCAGAGTAGCAGCACTATATACCAAGCTGCTTCGCGATAAAACGGAAGAAAGCGTGCATCTGCTATCGCTTGAGGGGCTGAATGTTTGGGATAAGCAAGGCAAACTGAAAGAAGCGGAGCAAAGGCTCCTCATCCCCTCGGAAAAGTTTGTATTTATCATGCCGGAGTATAATGGCAGTTTCCCGGGTATTTTAAAGACCATGATAGACAATAGTGATATACGCAGGTGCTGGTGGAATAAAAAGGCAATGCTGACAGGTGTAGCTGATGGCCGGGCGGGCAATCTACGTGGTATGGATCATATGACAGGTGTGCTGAACTACCTGAAAGTAAATGTATTGCACAATAAGATACCTCTCAGTCGTATAAATGAAGAAATAGACAAAGACGGTAACCTTCTGAAAGAAGAAACTGTTAAAGTTATCAATAACCAGGTAGATGAATTCCTTAAATTTTAA
- a CDS encoding TIGR01777 family protein: MKYIGITGGTGLVGRHLSKLLADDGYEIIVFTRKPDKNRKYIKNTTYAEWDPLKNKIDTAQLAKVEAMVHLAGEGIADKRWTEQRKTDIVDSRVIGTKFLAEQLKEHGKNCKVLVCSSAIGYYGADTGEDPFKETALPADDFLGRTCVQWEAASEPASDFVRRVVLRFGIVLGREGGAFREFNKPMNFGIMPILGSGDQVVSWIHVRDVARMIRFAIERTEVSGIFNATAPLPVTHSNLVHSMARAKGGIKIPMPVPAFLLKLVLGEMSIEVLKSCTVSSGKIKGKGFRFEFRDIESAVSNLCTKPAKK; this comes from the coding sequence ATGAAATATATAGGCATAACTGGAGGTACTGGTTTGGTTGGCAGACATCTGTCGAAACTACTGGCCGATGATGGTTATGAGATAATCGTCTTTACCCGCAAGCCGGATAAGAACCGTAAGTATATTAAAAATACCACTTATGCCGAGTGGGACCCCCTTAAGAATAAGATAGACACAGCACAACTGGCTAAAGTAGAGGCCATGGTACACCTGGCTGGTGAAGGCATAGCTGACAAAAGGTGGACCGAGCAGCGCAAGACTGATATTGTAGATAGCCGTGTAATAGGTACTAAGTTTCTGGCAGAGCAGCTTAAGGAGCATGGAAAGAACTGTAAAGTGCTGGTATGCTCGTCTGCCATTGGGTATTACGGAGCAGATACAGGTGAAGATCCTTTCAAGGAAACAGCTTTGCCGGCTGATGACTTCCTGGGGAGAACCTGTGTACAATGGGAGGCTGCTTCTGAACCGGCCAGTGACTTTGTTCGCAGAGTTGTGCTAAGGTTTGGAATTGTACTGGGCAGGGAAGGTGGGGCATTCAGGGAGTTCAACAAACCCATGAACTTTGGTATCATGCCCATACTGGGGTCGGGAGACCAGGTGGTGAGTTGGATACATGTACGGGATGTAGCCCGGATGATTCGTTTTGCTATTGAAAGAACAGAAGTGTCGGGCATATTCAATGCAACAGCCCCGCTGCCTGTAACTCATTCAAACCTGGTGCATAGTATGGCCCGTGCTAAAGGTGGAATAAAAATACCGATGCCCGTGCCTGCTTTTTTGCTGAAACTGGTATTGGGCGAAATGAGTATAGAAGTGCTCAAAAGCTGCACAGTAAGCAGTGGTAAAATAAAAGGAAAGGGTTTCCGATTTGAGTTCCGAGATATAGAAAGTGCGGTTAGCAACCTTTGCACAAAACCTGCCAAAAAATAA
- a CDS encoding TonB-dependent receptor translates to MDYRKILTGVLCLLPVALLAQDSTRNTLNEVEITDDRQSNFGHMYQVDGMKITAGKKSEVINVEKLTVNKATNNTRQVYAKVAGLNIFENDGSGLQLSIGGRGLDPNRTSNFNVRQNGYDISADALGYPESYYTPPAEALSKIEILKGAAGLQYGTQFGGLLNFEMKQPGGKNAFNIESRQTVGSFGFFGSYNAINGTKGRVSYYAYAQYKRGNGWRPNSGFESFNGYAHVNYKVNDKNTLGIEYTHLNYLSQQPGGLDDNMFEQDPRQSNRMRNWFAVTWNLLEGEWDYRMSSRTRLQTKVYSLVATRDAVGFRPNRPSQADIGGQRDLLTGEFRNTAMESRLLHRYTIGGQQQVLLAGVRAYRGNNSNKQGYVNNGAGANFEFEDETSQLISNYSFPNLNLAAFAEHIFRLSSKFTVTPGVRVEYIRTEANGSYHDRVYDLRDSIVSDVETQENRLLPRAFVLGGVGMSYKLASNTEAYGNFSQNYRSVTFNDIRVVNPSFEIDPAISDERGWSSDMGMRGSIMNTFRYDVSMFYLYYGNRIGEYYAVKDRNKVIRRRGNVGVAQIYGLETFMEMDLQRYWKPVLEKLQATVYSNLALTNATYTKSPIKNIQGKRVEYVPFINWKAGVQLGYEKWKLTYQFSYLSEQYTDATNAETGGYSAVNGKVPAYYLMDLSAGWTHKWLTLEASINNVMNVAYFTRRATGYPGPGIIPGDGRSFYLTAGVKL, encoded by the coding sequence ATGGATTATAGAAAGATATTGACGGGTGTTTTATGTTTGTTGCCGGTTGCATTGCTGGCACAAGACAGCACGCGTAATACTTTGAATGAAGTAGAGATAACTGATGACAGGCAATCTAACTTCGGGCATATGTACCAGGTAGATGGTATGAAGATAACAGCGGGTAAGAAATCGGAGGTAATCAATGTAGAAAAGCTGACCGTAAACAAAGCGACCAACAATACACGACAGGTATACGCAAAGGTAGCCGGGCTGAATATATTTGAAAATGATGGATCGGGCCTGCAACTGAGCATTGGTGGCAGGGGGTTGGATCCTAACCGTACTTCAAACTTCAACGTTCGCCAGAATGGTTATGATATAAGTGCGGATGCTTTGGGCTACCCTGAGAGTTATTACACACCACCTGCTGAAGCTTTGTCGAAGATAGAAATACTGAAAGGAGCAGCCGGGCTGCAATACGGTACCCAGTTTGGCGGGTTGTTGAACTTTGAGATGAAACAACCGGGAGGTAAAAACGCCTTTAATATCGAAAGCCGCCAGACGGTTGGTTCGTTTGGGTTCTTCGGTTCTTATAATGCTATCAATGGTACAAAAGGCAGGGTTTCTTATTACGCATATGCACAGTATAAGCGTGGTAACGGCTGGAGGCCTAACAGCGGGTTTGAGTCTTTTAATGGGTATGCGCATGTAAATTATAAAGTGAATGATAAAAACACATTGGGTATAGAATACACGCATCTCAACTACTTGTCTCAGCAACCCGGCGGACTGGATGATAATATGTTTGAGCAGGACCCAAGACAAAGTAACCGTATGCGCAACTGGTTTGCCGTAACATGGAACCTGCTGGAGGGGGAATGGGATTATCGTATGTCTTCGCGTACACGCTTGCAGACGAAGGTGTATAGTCTTGTTGCCACAAGGGATGCAGTAGGTTTTCGTCCTAACAGGCCTTCGCAGGCTGATATAGGCGGTCAGCGTGATCTGCTGACAGGCGAGTTCAGGAATACAGCTATGGAGTCGCGCCTATTACATCGATATACTATAGGCGGCCAGCAGCAGGTATTGCTGGCAGGCGTACGCGCTTACAGGGGTAACAACAGCAATAAGCAGGGTTATGTAAATAATGGCGCTGGTGCCAACTTTGAATTTGAGGATGAGACCTCACAGCTTATTTCCAACTATTCATTCCCTAACCTGAACCTGGCTGCTTTTGCAGAGCATATATTCAGGCTGTCGTCAAAGTTTACGGTAACACCCGGTGTACGTGTAGAGTATATCCGTACGGAAGCCAATGGTTCTTACCACGACCGTGTGTACGACCTGCGCGATAGTATAGTAAGCGATGTAGAAACACAAGAGAACAGGTTGTTGCCTCGCGCATTTGTGTTAGGTGGGGTGGGCATGAGTTATAAGCTGGCCTCAAATACTGAAGCATATGGTAACTTCTCGCAGAACTACCGCTCTGTAACGTTTAATGACATACGCGTGGTCAACCCATCGTTCGAGATAGACCCGGCCATAAGCGATGAACGTGGGTGGAGTAGTGATATGGGTATGCGCGGCAGTATTATGAATACGTTTCGTTATGATGTTAGTATGTTCTACCTGTATTACGGCAACCGGATAGGCGAGTATTATGCCGTAAAAGATCGTAACAAAGTGATACGCCGAAGGGGTAATGTTGGTGTGGCACAGATATACGGACTGGAAACTTTTATGGAGATGGACCTGCAACGCTACTGGAAGCCTGTACTGGAAAAACTTCAAGCAACCGTTTACTCAAATCTTGCTTTGACCAATGCTACGTATACCAAAAGCCCGATAAAGAATATACAAGGCAAAAGGGTTGAGTATGTACCCTTCATTAACTGGAAGGCCGGGGTTCAATTGGGTTATGAAAAATGGAAACTAACTTACCAGTTCAGCTACCTGAGTGAACAATATACGGATGCCACCAATGCAGAAACCGGTGGTTATAGTGCTGTAAATGGTAAGGTGCCTGCTTATTATCTTATGGATCTTTCTGCAGGGTGGACACATAAATGGCTGACCCTGGAGGCAAGTATCAATAACGTAATGAACGTAGCTTATTTCACACGCCGGGCAACGGGCTATCCCGGTCCGGGTATCATCCCCGGCGATGGCAGAAGTTTCTACCTGACTGCAGGGGTGAAGCTGTAG